In the Wyeomyia smithii strain HCP4-BCI-WySm-NY-G18 chromosome 2, ASM2978416v1, whole genome shotgun sequence genome, one interval contains:
- the LOC129721157 gene encoding probable phospholipid-transporting ATPase IA isoform X12, whose amino-acid sequence MGVKNYCVIQILVEQIHYYDDDATTSGVTLDDSDKRVILLNQTQRQKYCNNHISTAKYSAISFIPSFLFEQFRRYSNCFFLFIALLQQIPDVSPTGRYTTLVPLIFILSVSAIKEIVEDIKRHRADDEINHREIETLQGGQWRWIKWKELSVGDIVKVQNNTFFPADLVLLSSSEPQGISFIETSNLDGETNLKIRQGVPATAKILETKDFIQFSGTLESEPPNRHLYEFNGVLKESGKPAVALGPDQLLLRGAMLRNTSWIFGIVIYTGHDTKLMRNSTSAPLKRSTVDRLTNTQILMLFFILIFLCIVSCIFNQVWTKQHYKTDWYLGISDLLSKNFAYNLLTFIILYNNLIPISLQVTLELVRFLQAIFINMDIDMYHEESDTPAMARTSNLNEELGMVKYIFSDKTGTLTRNVMEFKKCSVARTIYNPEDNPAQSQLVQHILNNHHTAAILREFLTLMAICHTVIPEKSDSENINYHAASPDERALVYGAKKFGYVFHTRTPSYVEIEALGVQERFEILNVLEFTSTRKRMSVIARNSKGEIKLYCKGADTVIYERLSTNGQAYREVTLQHLEEFATEGLRTLCCAVSVIPDDVYEDWKHTYHKASTSLQYREQKVEDAANLIETNLMLLGATAIEDKLQDGVPETIASLIEAKINVWVLTGDKQETAINIGYSCKLLSHGMDLIILNEDSLDNTRNCIQRHIADLGDQLRKESNMALIVDGKTLKYALSCDLRTDFLDLCISCKVVICCRVSPIQKADVVDLVTTNTKSVTLAIGDGANDVAMIQKAHVGVGISGVEGLQAACASDYSIAQFSYLRKLLLVHGAWNYSRVCKLILYSFYKNICLYVIELWFAIYSGWSGQILFERWTIGLYNVFFTALPPFAMGLFDKVTSAEQMLKEPRLYEPSQSAQLFNVKVFWYWIFNALVHSVLLYWLPMFSYQGDVIWGNGRDGGYLVLGNIVYTYVVVTVCLKAGLLTNSWTWLTHCSIWGSIVLWFMFIYIYSNIWPTIPVGAVFTGMDDMIFSSPGFWLGLFLIPITALLPDVVAKVIKNRNQDLAAPHPIKESRSSSNPDISAAYVTIAVSSHMKVEKYRLTETARLLKRNVRRVFTGRSHPPENKELELKHGFAFSQEEGGAVTQTDVIRAYDTNLPKPDGN is encoded by the exons ATGGGAGTGAAAAACTACTGCGTGATACAAATCTTAGTGGAGCAAATACACTACT ATGACGATGATGCCACAACATCCGGGGTAACGTTGGACGATAGTGATAAGCGAGTGATACTGTTGAATCAAACTCAACGACAAAAGTACTGCAACAATCATATCTCGACAGCAAAGTATAG CGCAATAAGTTTTATACCATCGTTTTTGTTCGAGCAGTTCCGACGGTATTCGAACTGCTTCTTTCTGTTCATCGCTCTGCTGCAGCAGATTCCGGATGTCTCGCCAACCGGTCGCTACACCACCCTAGTacctttaatatttattttatctgTAAGTGCTATCAAGGAGATCGTCGAGGATATTAAGCGGCATCGAGCGGACGATGAAATCAACCATCGCGAAATCGAAACGCTGCAGGGCGGCCAGTGGCGATGGATCAAGTGGAAAGAGCTGTCCGTCGGCGATATCGTCAAGGTGCAAAACAACACCTTTTTCCCAGCCGATCTGGTGCTGCTGTCCTCGAGCGAACCGCAGGGCATATCATTCATCGAGACGTCCAACCTGGACGGGGAGACGAACCTCAAGATTCGTCAGGGCGTTCCTGCCACGGCCAAAATTCTTGAAACCAAAGATTTTATCCAGTTTTCCGGCACGCTGGAAAGCGAACCACCCAATCGGCATTTGTACGAGTTCAACGGGGTGCTGAAGGAGAGCGGGAAGCC CGCGGTAGCCCTTGGCCCGGACCAGCTTTTGCTGCGAGGCGCCATGCTACGGAACACATCCTGGATATTCGGCATCGTCATCTACACCGGTCACGATACGAAACTTATGCGAAACTCTACCTCAGCGCCACTCAAG cgcTCAACTGTTGACAGACTGACAAATACGcaaattttaatgttatttttcattCTAATCTTTCTTTGTATCGTGAGTTGCATTTTTAATCAAGTTTGGACTAAACAGCATTACAAAACCGATTGGTATCTAGGCATAAGTG ATTTATTAAGCAAAAACTTCGCCTACAATCTTCTTACGTTCATTATTCTGTACAACAATTTAATTCCAATATCACTGCAAGTTACGTTGGAGTTGGTTAGGTTTCTTCAG GCAATCTTCATCAACATGGACATCGACATGTACCACGAGGAGTCGGACACCCCTGCGATGGCTCGAACGTCCAACCTGAATGAGGAACTCGGCATGGTCAAGTACATTTTCTCGGACAAAACGGGCACCCTAACGCGAAACGTGATGGAGTTCAAGAAGTGTTCGGTGGCGCGCACCATCTACAATCCGGAGGATAACCCGGCTCAGTCGCAGTTAGTGCAG CACATCCTAAACAACCACCACACGGCTGCCATCCTACGGGAGTTTCTCACGCTGATGGCGATCTGCCACACGGTGATACCGGAAAAGTCCGACAGCGAGAACATCAACTACCACGCCGCTAGTCCGGACGAAAGGGCGCTGGTCTACGGTGCCAAAAAGTTCGGTTACGTGTTTCACACCCGAACGCCGAGCTACGTCGAAATCGAAGCTCTCGGTGTCCAGGAACGGTTCGAAATACTGAACGTACTCGAGTTTACCTCCACGCGCAAACGAATGTCGGTTATAGCGCGGAACTCCAAAGGGGAAATCAAGCTGTACTGTAAAGGTGCCGATACGGTGATCTACGAACGGCTGTCGACGAACGGTCAAGCTTATCGGGAAGTCACCCTCCAACATCTTGAGGAATTTGCCACCGAAGGGCTGCGAACGCTGTGCTGCGCGGTGTCTGTCATTCCCGATGACGTGTACGAAGACTGGAAGCACACGTACCATAAAGCGTCTACGTCGCTGCAGTACCGGGAGCAGAAGGTGGAAGATGCGGCCAATCTGATCGAGACTAATCTGATGCTGCTCGGAGCGACTGCGATCGAAGACAAACTGCAGGACGGTGTACCTGAAACCATAGCCTCCCTTATCGAAGCCAAAATCAACGTTTGGGTGCTAACCGGAGATAAGCAGGAGACGGCGATTAATATTGGCTATTCCTGTAAGTTGCTATCGCACGGCATGGACTTAATTATTTTAAACGAGGATAGTTTAGAC AACACCCGAAATTGCATTCAGAGGCACATAGCGGACTTGGGAGATCAGCTGCGGAAGGAAAGTAACATGGCACTCATAGTGGATGGGAAGACGCTAAAATATGCACTGAGCTGCGATTTGAGGACCGATTTCCTAGACCTGTGTATATCGTGCAAAGTGgtcatctgctgtcgtgtttcTCCCATCCAAAAGGCGGACGTGGTCGATCTGGTGACGACGAATACCAAGTCGGTGACGCTAGCTATCGGAGATGGAGCGAACGACGTTGCCATGATACAGAAAGCACACGTTGGCGTAGGCATTTCCGGGGTGGAGGGACTACAAGCTGCATGCGCGTCGGACTACTCAATTGCGCAG TTTAGTTACCTGCGAAAGTTACTGTTGGTGCATGGCGCGTGGAACTACAGCAGGGTCTGTAAGCTGATACTGTACAGTTTCTACAAAAACATTTGTCTGTACGTTATAGAACTGTGGTTTGCTATTTACTCTGGATG GTCTGGCCAAATCTTATTCGAACGATGGACAATCGGTTTATACAATGTGTTTTTCACCGCATTGCCACCATTTGCGATGGGTCTTTTCGATAAGGTGACCTCGGCGGAGCAAATGTTAAA agaaccaAGGCTTTACGAACCATCCCAAAGTGCCCAACTATTCAACGTGAAAGTATTCTGGTACTGGATCTTCAACGCTCTGGTCCACTCGGTGCTCTTATACTGGCTGCCAATGTTTTCCTACCAGGGTGACGTGATCTGGGGAAACGGACGGGACGGTGGTTATTTAGTGTTAGGAAATATAGTTTATACT TACGTGGTTGTTACAGTTTGTCTGAAAGCCGGCTTGCTGACAAACTCCTGGACGTGGCTGACGCATTGTTCCATCTGGGGCTCGATTGTGCTGTGGTttatgtttatttatatttacag TAATATCTGGCCAACGATACCGGTTGGCGCGGTGTTCACCGGCATGGACGATATGATTTTCTCATCACCCGGGTTCTGGCTGGGTTTATTCCTAATACCAATAACGGCCCTGCTGCCTGATGTCGTAGCCAAAGT GATAAAAAACAGAAACCAGGACTTGGCAGCTCCCCATCCCATCAAGGAATCGCGTTCTTC ATCGAACCCGGACATATCGGCTGCGTACGTAACGATAGCCGTGTCGTCGCAcatgaaagttgaaaaatacaG ATTAACCGAAACCGCCCGCCTCCTCAAACGAAACGTACGACGAGTTTTTACCGGCCGGTCGCACCCACCCGAAAACAAAGAACTAGAACTGAAGC
- the LOC129721157 gene encoding probable phospholipid-transporting ATPase IA isoform X10 encodes MPQVREFLRGIIIRIRRSRHIPNFCCNRKVKADQNDDDATTSGVTLDDSDKRVILLNQTQRQKYCNNHISTAKYSAISFIPSFLFEQFRRYSNCFFLFIALLQQIPDVSPTGRYTTLVPLIFILSVSAIKEIVEDIKRHRADDEINHREIETLQGGQWRWIKWKELSVGDIVKVQNNTFFPADLVLLSSSEPQGISFIETSNLDGETNLKIRQGVPATAKILETKDFIQFSGTLESEPPNRHLYEFNGVLKESGKPAVALGPDQLLLRGAMLRNTSWIFGIVIYTGHDTKLMRNSTSAPLKRSTVDRLTNTQILMLFFILIFLCIVSCIFNQVWTKQHYKTDWYLGISDLLSKNFAYNLLTFIILYNNLIPISLQVTLELVRFLQAIFINMDIDMYHEESDTPAMARTSNLNEELGMVKYIFSDKTGTLTRNVMEFKKCSVARTIYNPEDNPAQSQLVQHILNNHHTAAILREFLTLMAICHTVIPEKSDSENINYHAASPDERALVYGAKKFGYVFHTRTPSYVEIEALGVQERFEILNVLEFTSTRKRMSVIARNSKGEIKLYCKGADTVIYERLSTNGQAYREVTLQHLEEFATEGLRTLCCAVSVIPDDVYEDWKHTYHKASTSLQYREQKVEDAANLIETNLMLLGATAIEDKLQDGVPETIASLIEAKINVWVLTGDKQETAINIGYSCKLLSHGMDLIILNEDSLDNTRNCIQRHIADLGDQLRKESNMALIVDGKTLKYALSCDLRTDFLDLCISCKVVICCRVSPIQKADVVDLVTTNTKSVTLAIGDGANDVAMIQKAHVGVGISGVEGLQAACASDYSIAQFSYLRKLLLVHGAWNYSRVCKLILYSFYKNICLYVIELWFAIYSGWSGQILFERWTIGLYNVFFTALPPFAMGLFDKVTSAEQMLKEPRLYEPSQSAQLFNVKVFWYWIFNALVHSVLLYWLPMFSYQGDVIWGNGRDGGYLVLGNIVYTYVVVTVCLKAGLLTNSWTWLTHCSIWGSIVLWFMFIYIYSNIWPTIPVGAVFTGMDDMIFSSPGFWLGLFLIPITALLPDVVAKVIKNRNQDLAAPHPIKESRSSSNPDISAAYVTIAVSSHMKVEKYRLTETARLLKRNVRRVFTGRSHPPENKELELKHGFAFSQEEGGAVTQTDVIRAYDTNLPKPDGN; translated from the exons ATGACGATGATGCCACAACATCCGGGGTAACGTTGGACGATAGTGATAAGCGAGTGATACTGTTGAATCAAACTCAACGACAAAAGTACTGCAACAATCATATCTCGACAGCAAAGTATAG CGCAATAAGTTTTATACCATCGTTTTTGTTCGAGCAGTTCCGACGGTATTCGAACTGCTTCTTTCTGTTCATCGCTCTGCTGCAGCAGATTCCGGATGTCTCGCCAACCGGTCGCTACACCACCCTAGTacctttaatatttattttatctgTAAGTGCTATCAAGGAGATCGTCGAGGATATTAAGCGGCATCGAGCGGACGATGAAATCAACCATCGCGAAATCGAAACGCTGCAGGGCGGCCAGTGGCGATGGATCAAGTGGAAAGAGCTGTCCGTCGGCGATATCGTCAAGGTGCAAAACAACACCTTTTTCCCAGCCGATCTGGTGCTGCTGTCCTCGAGCGAACCGCAGGGCATATCATTCATCGAGACGTCCAACCTGGACGGGGAGACGAACCTCAAGATTCGTCAGGGCGTTCCTGCCACGGCCAAAATTCTTGAAACCAAAGATTTTATCCAGTTTTCCGGCACGCTGGAAAGCGAACCACCCAATCGGCATTTGTACGAGTTCAACGGGGTGCTGAAGGAGAGCGGGAAGCC CGCGGTAGCCCTTGGCCCGGACCAGCTTTTGCTGCGAGGCGCCATGCTACGGAACACATCCTGGATATTCGGCATCGTCATCTACACCGGTCACGATACGAAACTTATGCGAAACTCTACCTCAGCGCCACTCAAG cgcTCAACTGTTGACAGACTGACAAATACGcaaattttaatgttatttttcattCTAATCTTTCTTTGTATCGTGAGTTGCATTTTTAATCAAGTTTGGACTAAACAGCATTACAAAACCGATTGGTATCTAGGCATAAGTG ATTTATTAAGCAAAAACTTCGCCTACAATCTTCTTACGTTCATTATTCTGTACAACAATTTAATTCCAATATCACTGCAAGTTACGTTGGAGTTGGTTAGGTTTCTTCAG GCAATCTTCATCAACATGGACATCGACATGTACCACGAGGAGTCGGACACCCCTGCGATGGCTCGAACGTCCAACCTGAATGAGGAACTCGGCATGGTCAAGTACATTTTCTCGGACAAAACGGGCACCCTAACGCGAAACGTGATGGAGTTCAAGAAGTGTTCGGTGGCGCGCACCATCTACAATCCGGAGGATAACCCGGCTCAGTCGCAGTTAGTGCAG CACATCCTAAACAACCACCACACGGCTGCCATCCTACGGGAGTTTCTCACGCTGATGGCGATCTGCCACACGGTGATACCGGAAAAGTCCGACAGCGAGAACATCAACTACCACGCCGCTAGTCCGGACGAAAGGGCGCTGGTCTACGGTGCCAAAAAGTTCGGTTACGTGTTTCACACCCGAACGCCGAGCTACGTCGAAATCGAAGCTCTCGGTGTCCAGGAACGGTTCGAAATACTGAACGTACTCGAGTTTACCTCCACGCGCAAACGAATGTCGGTTATAGCGCGGAACTCCAAAGGGGAAATCAAGCTGTACTGTAAAGGTGCCGATACGGTGATCTACGAACGGCTGTCGACGAACGGTCAAGCTTATCGGGAAGTCACCCTCCAACATCTTGAGGAATTTGCCACCGAAGGGCTGCGAACGCTGTGCTGCGCGGTGTCTGTCATTCCCGATGACGTGTACGAAGACTGGAAGCACACGTACCATAAAGCGTCTACGTCGCTGCAGTACCGGGAGCAGAAGGTGGAAGATGCGGCCAATCTGATCGAGACTAATCTGATGCTGCTCGGAGCGACTGCGATCGAAGACAAACTGCAGGACGGTGTACCTGAAACCATAGCCTCCCTTATCGAAGCCAAAATCAACGTTTGGGTGCTAACCGGAGATAAGCAGGAGACGGCGATTAATATTGGCTATTCCTGTAAGTTGCTATCGCACGGCATGGACTTAATTATTTTAAACGAGGATAGTTTAGAC AACACCCGAAATTGCATTCAGAGGCACATAGCGGACTTGGGAGATCAGCTGCGGAAGGAAAGTAACATGGCACTCATAGTGGATGGGAAGACGCTAAAATATGCACTGAGCTGCGATTTGAGGACCGATTTCCTAGACCTGTGTATATCGTGCAAAGTGgtcatctgctgtcgtgtttcTCCCATCCAAAAGGCGGACGTGGTCGATCTGGTGACGACGAATACCAAGTCGGTGACGCTAGCTATCGGAGATGGAGCGAACGACGTTGCCATGATACAGAAAGCACACGTTGGCGTAGGCATTTCCGGGGTGGAGGGACTACAAGCTGCATGCGCGTCGGACTACTCAATTGCGCAG TTTAGTTACCTGCGAAAGTTACTGTTGGTGCATGGCGCGTGGAACTACAGCAGGGTCTGTAAGCTGATACTGTACAGTTTCTACAAAAACATTTGTCTGTACGTTATAGAACTGTGGTTTGCTATTTACTCTGGATG GTCTGGCCAAATCTTATTCGAACGATGGACAATCGGTTTATACAATGTGTTTTTCACCGCATTGCCACCATTTGCGATGGGTCTTTTCGATAAGGTGACCTCGGCGGAGCAAATGTTAAA agaaccaAGGCTTTACGAACCATCCCAAAGTGCCCAACTATTCAACGTGAAAGTATTCTGGTACTGGATCTTCAACGCTCTGGTCCACTCGGTGCTCTTATACTGGCTGCCAATGTTTTCCTACCAGGGTGACGTGATCTGGGGAAACGGACGGGACGGTGGTTATTTAGTGTTAGGAAATATAGTTTATACT TACGTGGTTGTTACAGTTTGTCTGAAAGCCGGCTTGCTGACAAACTCCTGGACGTGGCTGACGCATTGTTCCATCTGGGGCTCGATTGTGCTGTGGTttatgtttatttatatttacag TAATATCTGGCCAACGATACCGGTTGGCGCGGTGTTCACCGGCATGGACGATATGATTTTCTCATCACCCGGGTTCTGGCTGGGTTTATTCCTAATACCAATAACGGCCCTGCTGCCTGATGTCGTAGCCAAAGT GATAAAAAACAGAAACCAGGACTTGGCAGCTCCCCATCCCATCAAGGAATCGCGTTCTTC ATCGAACCCGGACATATCGGCTGCGTACGTAACGATAGCCGTGTCGTCGCAcatgaaagttgaaaaatacaG ATTAACCGAAACCGCCCGCCTCCTCAAACGAAACGTACGACGAGTTTTTACCGGCCGGTCGCACCCACCCGAAAACAAAGAACTAGAACTGAAGC
- the LOC129721157 gene encoding probable phospholipid-transporting ATPase IA isoform X13 codes for MAFNHMYRALRLRLVNHDDDATTSGVTLDDSDKRVILLNQTQRQKYCNNHISTAKYSAISFIPSFLFEQFRRYSNCFFLFIALLQQIPDVSPTGRYTTLVPLIFILSVSAIKEIVEDIKRHRADDEINHREIETLQGGQWRWIKWKELSVGDIVKVQNNTFFPADLVLLSSSEPQGISFIETSNLDGETNLKIRQGVPATAKILETKDFIQFSGTLESEPPNRHLYEFNGVLKESGKPAVALGPDQLLLRGAMLRNTSWIFGIVIYTGHDTKLMRNSTSAPLKRSTVDRLTNTQILMLFFILIFLCIVSCIFNQVWTKQHYKTDWYLGISDLLSKNFAYNLLTFIILYNNLIPISLQVTLELVRFLQAIFINMDIDMYHEESDTPAMARTSNLNEELGMVKYIFSDKTGTLTRNVMEFKKCSVARTIYNPEDNPAQSQLVQHILNNHHTAAILREFLTLMAICHTVIPEKSDSENINYHAASPDERALVYGAKKFGYVFHTRTPSYVEIEALGVQERFEILNVLEFTSTRKRMSVIARNSKGEIKLYCKGADTVIYERLSTNGQAYREVTLQHLEEFATEGLRTLCCAVSVIPDDVYEDWKHTYHKASTSLQYREQKVEDAANLIETNLMLLGATAIEDKLQDGVPETIASLIEAKINVWVLTGDKQETAINIGYSCKLLSHGMDLIILNEDSLDNTRNCIQRHIADLGDQLRKESNMALIVDGKTLKYALSCDLRTDFLDLCISCKVVICCRVSPIQKADVVDLVTTNTKSVTLAIGDGANDVAMIQKAHVGVGISGVEGLQAACASDYSIAQFSYLRKLLLVHGAWNYSRVCKLILYSFYKNICLYVIELWFAIYSGWSGQILFERWTIGLYNVFFTALPPFAMGLFDKVTSAEQMLKEPRLYEPSQSAQLFNVKVFWYWIFNALVHSVLLYWLPMFSYQGDVIWGNGRDGGYLVLGNIVYTYVVVTVCLKAGLLTNSWTWLTHCSIWGSIVLWFMFIYIYSNIWPTIPVGAVFTGMDDMIFSSPGFWLGLFLIPITALLPDVVAKVIKNRNQDLAAPHPIKESRSSSNPDISAAYVTIAVSSHMKVEKYRLTETARLLKRNVRRVFTGRSHPPENKELELKHGFAFSQEEGGAVTQTDVIRAYDTNLPKPDGN; via the exons ATGACGATGATGCCACAACATCCGGGGTAACGTTGGACGATAGTGATAAGCGAGTGATACTGTTGAATCAAACTCAACGACAAAAGTACTGCAACAATCATATCTCGACAGCAAAGTATAG CGCAATAAGTTTTATACCATCGTTTTTGTTCGAGCAGTTCCGACGGTATTCGAACTGCTTCTTTCTGTTCATCGCTCTGCTGCAGCAGATTCCGGATGTCTCGCCAACCGGTCGCTACACCACCCTAGTacctttaatatttattttatctgTAAGTGCTATCAAGGAGATCGTCGAGGATATTAAGCGGCATCGAGCGGACGATGAAATCAACCATCGCGAAATCGAAACGCTGCAGGGCGGCCAGTGGCGATGGATCAAGTGGAAAGAGCTGTCCGTCGGCGATATCGTCAAGGTGCAAAACAACACCTTTTTCCCAGCCGATCTGGTGCTGCTGTCCTCGAGCGAACCGCAGGGCATATCATTCATCGAGACGTCCAACCTGGACGGGGAGACGAACCTCAAGATTCGTCAGGGCGTTCCTGCCACGGCCAAAATTCTTGAAACCAAAGATTTTATCCAGTTTTCCGGCACGCTGGAAAGCGAACCACCCAATCGGCATTTGTACGAGTTCAACGGGGTGCTGAAGGAGAGCGGGAAGCC CGCGGTAGCCCTTGGCCCGGACCAGCTTTTGCTGCGAGGCGCCATGCTACGGAACACATCCTGGATATTCGGCATCGTCATCTACACCGGTCACGATACGAAACTTATGCGAAACTCTACCTCAGCGCCACTCAAG cgcTCAACTGTTGACAGACTGACAAATACGcaaattttaatgttatttttcattCTAATCTTTCTTTGTATCGTGAGTTGCATTTTTAATCAAGTTTGGACTAAACAGCATTACAAAACCGATTGGTATCTAGGCATAAGTG ATTTATTAAGCAAAAACTTCGCCTACAATCTTCTTACGTTCATTATTCTGTACAACAATTTAATTCCAATATCACTGCAAGTTACGTTGGAGTTGGTTAGGTTTCTTCAG GCAATCTTCATCAACATGGACATCGACATGTACCACGAGGAGTCGGACACCCCTGCGATGGCTCGAACGTCCAACCTGAATGAGGAACTCGGCATGGTCAAGTACATTTTCTCGGACAAAACGGGCACCCTAACGCGAAACGTGATGGAGTTCAAGAAGTGTTCGGTGGCGCGCACCATCTACAATCCGGAGGATAACCCGGCTCAGTCGCAGTTAGTGCAG CACATCCTAAACAACCACCACACGGCTGCCATCCTACGGGAGTTTCTCACGCTGATGGCGATCTGCCACACGGTGATACCGGAAAAGTCCGACAGCGAGAACATCAACTACCACGCCGCTAGTCCGGACGAAAGGGCGCTGGTCTACGGTGCCAAAAAGTTCGGTTACGTGTTTCACACCCGAACGCCGAGCTACGTCGAAATCGAAGCTCTCGGTGTCCAGGAACGGTTCGAAATACTGAACGTACTCGAGTTTACCTCCACGCGCAAACGAATGTCGGTTATAGCGCGGAACTCCAAAGGGGAAATCAAGCTGTACTGTAAAGGTGCCGATACGGTGATCTACGAACGGCTGTCGACGAACGGTCAAGCTTATCGGGAAGTCACCCTCCAACATCTTGAGGAATTTGCCACCGAAGGGCTGCGAACGCTGTGCTGCGCGGTGTCTGTCATTCCCGATGACGTGTACGAAGACTGGAAGCACACGTACCATAAAGCGTCTACGTCGCTGCAGTACCGGGAGCAGAAGGTGGAAGATGCGGCCAATCTGATCGAGACTAATCTGATGCTGCTCGGAGCGACTGCGATCGAAGACAAACTGCAGGACGGTGTACCTGAAACCATAGCCTCCCTTATCGAAGCCAAAATCAACGTTTGGGTGCTAACCGGAGATAAGCAGGAGACGGCGATTAATATTGGCTATTCCTGTAAGTTGCTATCGCACGGCATGGACTTAATTATTTTAAACGAGGATAGTTTAGAC AACACCCGAAATTGCATTCAGAGGCACATAGCGGACTTGGGAGATCAGCTGCGGAAGGAAAGTAACATGGCACTCATAGTGGATGGGAAGACGCTAAAATATGCACTGAGCTGCGATTTGAGGACCGATTTCCTAGACCTGTGTATATCGTGCAAAGTGgtcatctgctgtcgtgtttcTCCCATCCAAAAGGCGGACGTGGTCGATCTGGTGACGACGAATACCAAGTCGGTGACGCTAGCTATCGGAGATGGAGCGAACGACGTTGCCATGATACAGAAAGCACACGTTGGCGTAGGCATTTCCGGGGTGGAGGGACTACAAGCTGCATGCGCGTCGGACTACTCAATTGCGCAG TTTAGTTACCTGCGAAAGTTACTGTTGGTGCATGGCGCGTGGAACTACAGCAGGGTCTGTAAGCTGATACTGTACAGTTTCTACAAAAACATTTGTCTGTACGTTATAGAACTGTGGTTTGCTATTTACTCTGGATG GTCTGGCCAAATCTTATTCGAACGATGGACAATCGGTTTATACAATGTGTTTTTCACCGCATTGCCACCATTTGCGATGGGTCTTTTCGATAAGGTGACCTCGGCGGAGCAAATGTTAAA agaaccaAGGCTTTACGAACCATCCCAAAGTGCCCAACTATTCAACGTGAAAGTATTCTGGTACTGGATCTTCAACGCTCTGGTCCACTCGGTGCTCTTATACTGGCTGCCAATGTTTTCCTACCAGGGTGACGTGATCTGGGGAAACGGACGGGACGGTGGTTATTTAGTGTTAGGAAATATAGTTTATACT TACGTGGTTGTTACAGTTTGTCTGAAAGCCGGCTTGCTGACAAACTCCTGGACGTGGCTGACGCATTGTTCCATCTGGGGCTCGATTGTGCTGTGGTttatgtttatttatatttacag TAATATCTGGCCAACGATACCGGTTGGCGCGGTGTTCACCGGCATGGACGATATGATTTTCTCATCACCCGGGTTCTGGCTGGGTTTATTCCTAATACCAATAACGGCCCTGCTGCCTGATGTCGTAGCCAAAGT GATAAAAAACAGAAACCAGGACTTGGCAGCTCCCCATCCCATCAAGGAATCGCGTTCTTC ATCGAACCCGGACATATCGGCTGCGTACGTAACGATAGCCGTGTCGTCGCAcatgaaagttgaaaaatacaG ATTAACCGAAACCGCCCGCCTCCTCAAACGAAACGTACGACGAGTTTTTACCGGCCGGTCGCACCCACCCGAAAACAAAGAACTAGAACTGAAGC